The genomic segment TCCCACGGACGGCTCTTCGACGCCTTCCGGCCGGCGTGGGCGAGCTGGATCGCCGGCACCGAGCCCTGCCCCTTGATGAACTCCGCCACCGGCGCGAGCGCCGCTCCGTGTTCGTCGCTCCAGATCCCCAGGTCCTGTGGCGAGATCCGCCCCCGAGATTCGACCGCGGTCGCCTCGGTCATCACGATTCCAGCCCCACCGGCCGCGCGGCTGCCGAGATGGACGAGATGCCAATCCGTCGCGAGACCGTCGCGATCCTCACAGGAGTACTGGCACATCGGTGAGACCATCACTCGGTTCGGGACGCGAGTCTCGCGCAGTTCGAGCGGTGTAAACAGATCCTCCGACATCACCAGAAGTAGCGGTCTGCCGGGGAAGTCTGTGGCGAAAGCGGGGAAAAACCGGGTCGCCTCGGAGTACCGGCAATTCAGTGTCGATGGCGGTCGCAACCGCCGTTCGACCGATCTACGCGTCGAACGCGTCCCGGAGACCGTCGGCGACCGTTTCGATCCCGTCGTGTGACCGATCGACCACGTCGAGCATGCTCACGAACCCGTGGATCATCCCCTCGAAGTGTTCGTGAGAGACTGCAACGCCGGCGTCTTCGAGCCGGTCGGCGTAGGCGATCCCTTCGTCGCGGAGCGGATCGAACCCCGCCGTAATCACGGTCGCGGGCGGCAGCCCGGAGAGATCGCGCGCGAGCAGCGGTGCGGCGTACTCGTTTCGTGCGTCGAGGTCGTCTTGGATGTAGCGTTCGTCGTACCACTCCATGCTCTCGCGTTCGAGGAAGTAGCCCGAACCGTTCTCCTCGTAAGAGTCGAACTCCGGCCCCACTCTGGAGTTCACCGCCGGATAAATGAGTGATTGATGACACAGGTCGGGACCGCCGCGGTCGCGTGCGAGCAGTGTGATCGCCGCCGTGAGGTTCCCGCCCGCGCTGTCGCCGCCGACCGCCAGCCTCTCGGGATCGCCACCGAGGTGCGGTGCATAGTCCGCAGCCCACTCGACGGCCGCATAGCAGTCCTTGACCGCCGCCGGGAACGGGTGCTCGGGCGCGCGGCGGTAGTCGACGGAGATCACGAGACAGTCCGCCGCGTTCGTCACCGCGCGACAGAACGGGTCGTGGGTGTCGAGATCGCCGAGCACCCACCCGCCGCCGTGGAACGTGACGAACACTCCCGGAGAGTCGTCAGGTTCGTCTTCGGGCGCGTACACCCGCACTGGGATCGGTCCTGCCGGTCCCGGAATGTCGAGGTCCTGCACGTCGCCGACGGGTTCGGGGTCGAGCATCGAGAACAGCTCGTCGAGCTGGTCGCGCGCGGTTTCGACCGACACGCCGTAGGTCGGCGGCGCGCGCTGCTGGTCGAGCAGGTCGAGCAACTGCCGCACCTGCGGATCGAGTTCTGCCATCGTCACCGACATCGACGGCGGCGCGTGCCTTAGTCTTCGCTCCGAACCGATTACCGGAAAGAATAGCCAAACCTTTTCGTATGTCCGTTGGGTATCGACGACGATGAGTTCCGTGAGCGCCCTGGCCCAGCGACTCGCGGTGGTCGCGGGGTTCGAGGATCCACAAGTCGGTCTCGAACAGTACCCCACGCCGCCCGACCTCGCGGCCCACCTGATCCACGTCGCGGACCTGCAGGGCGACATCGAAGGCCGACCCGTGATCGATCTCGGCACCGGCACCGGGATGCTCGCGCTCGGTGCAGCACTCCGTGGGCCGGAGTCGGTCGTCGGGATCGATATCGATCCCGATCCGCTCCGGACCGCGCGAGCCAACGAGCGCCGGGTCGGCACTACTGCCGACGTCTCGTGGGTCCGGGCTGACGCGACCGACGCACCGCTTCGCTCGCGAGCCGAGTCGAACGTCGGGACCGACGACCCTCCCCACGAGAGTGACACGCCCACGACGGTCGTGATGAACCCGCCGTTCGGCGCGCAGAACGACAACGAACACGCCGATCGGGCGTTCCTCGCGACGGCAGCCCGAGTTGCCACGGTCTCGTACTCCGTTCACAACGCCAATAGTTCTGAATTCGTCGAGGCGTTCGCCGACGACAACGGGGGCGAGGTGACCCGGGCCTACGGAGCCGAACTCGATCTCCCACGACAGTTCGAGTTCCACGAGGCCGACTCCCGCACCGTGGACGCAGAGGTGTTCCGGATCACGTGGGAGTAATCTGCTCCGATACTCACTCGTAAGATTCGTGGCTCGCGATCCGGACACGTGTCTGCCCGGCGACGGCGTACAGGTGCTTCCCGTTCCGGTCGAAGGTGACGTTCGCTACCGCCGCGCTCGTCCCCTTTTTCGGCAGCGGAACGGAGCCGAGCGTTTCGTTGTTCCGGCTGACGACGAGATCGAATCCCGTTTTCTGCGGCACGAGCGAGACGTTCTTTCCCGCGATGACCGGCTCCGCGGTTGCGGGTGCCGAGCGGTACGCGAGCTGTCGGCCCTCACCGGGTCCGTCGAGGAACACCTTGTAGGCGTGGCCGCCGCCGACGACCTGCCACCCGTTTCGTTTGGCGGCCACGGTTTCGGACCAGCCCAGTCCGCCGAGCTTGACCGCCGACCAGCCGTCGAACGCCAGCTCGCTGGATTGGATCGCGGTAGTCCAGACGTGGCGGTCCTCGCTCTCGACGATCACGCCGCTGGCTCGTACCTGGGTCGTCTCCCCGAACGCCGAGATGTCGAACACCGACACCTTCCGGTTCGTGACGTTCTCGGCGTAGGTCACGGTGTAGTCCCGAACGGCGACATCGGCGTCGAGTCCCGGCTGGGGCCCGGCACCGGTCCCGGACGCGAACACTTCCTCGGCCGGCGTATCGACGGTCGTGAGGTTCACCGGAACGGCCGGCGCGGCGAGAACCGCAAGCGCGAGCACAATAACGCCCGCCGAGGCTGCGCGGCGTCTGATGGTCCCGTTGCCACCGAAATCGCCGACGCGCTCGATAATTCCGAGGCGCGGCATGTCCGGCCGCGGGAGCGCCAGCCGATCGGGGGCGGCGACACTCGCCGCGACGACGAGTGCGAGCCCGAAGACGAGCACCGCGCCGATCGCCCGGAAGAGCACGTACTCGCCGTTGCCACGGAACCAGTAGACCGCCCAGAGTGACTGCCCCACCGCAAACAGGAGGGTGCCAAGCCAGAGCCGACTCGCGGTGGGCCGGACGTCCCGATGGCGACAGAGCGCGACCCCGATCAGGACTCCAATGAGGAGGCCAATGGCGTGAGCCTGGATCGCGATCCCGGCCCACCACGGCGTTCCGAACGAGGGTTCGGCGTTCGCCTGCACCACCGGGTTCCGCATGGCGCGATACACGAGCTGAACGACGCCGCCGGCCGAGAGCGCGATCACCGTCGTCACCGGATAGCGCACCAGCGCGACCCCGGCGAACGCGAACACCACGCCCGAGAAGCCGATCACCGGCCCGATCGAGAACACACTGACCAGCAGTCCGACGACGATCGCTCCGGCGGGGATGGCGAGCGCACGAGCGTAGGGGTTGGTCCGGAGCGAGGAAAACGTCGCCGTACCGCGCTCGGTGGGGTAGTGTCCCCACGCGTACTCGACGATAACGCCGAACGTGCAAACGCCGACGAGGTTGCCGACGAGATGGGATGGACCGACGTGGGCGAACGACGCGACGCCCATCCCGAGGGGGTAGAGATACGACCACGCCCGGAACGGGACGACGACCGGCCAGTACCAGTTCGCCAGTCCGTTCTGGACGAACAGATACACCCAGAGCAGTCCTGCCACCGTGAGGAGCGTCCCCCACGGAACGCCAGCCAGAAAGCGCGCGCGGAGCGCCGGCCCCCATTTCCCGCGCCCGTCGAGACGATAGACGGCCCCCAGCGAGATCGCGGCCGCGAGGAGCACCGCGATCCGTGCGAGTGTCTGCCACGGGGCCATGACGACTCGAAGGACTGCGACGGTTTCACTCTGTCGCGTGCATATGTCGGACGATCGGTCCGATCACGGTCCGCCAGTCGTCAGTCGTCAGGTTGAAGCGCGCGACGCCGAAGAGAAGGTATGGATCTACGGGTCATCGAGAGCGAGGACGACGAGCTGTCGATCGAGATCGAAGGCGAGGATCACACGTTCATGAACGTACTCAAGGGCGCGTTGCTCGAAACGTCGGGTGTCATCGCCGCCACGTACGACGTGAACCCCGAGCAGTCGGGCGGCCAGACCGATCCCATTCTCACGATCCGGACCGAGACCGGCACCGAGCCGCTCGACGCGCTCGAAACCGGGGCCGATCGAGTCAGCGAGATGACGACGACGTTCCGCGACGCGTTCCAGGCGGCCTGAGACGGCGACTGCCTGCGGCGGCGAGTCAGTTCGCCGGCTGGCGCTTCGCTCGCAGCAGATCGATCGCGTCGCTCGCGAGGATATACCCGATGACGAGCAGCAGGCAGCCGAGTGCCGTCATCCAGACACCGACGATGCCGACGCTCGTATCGAGCGTCTGGAGGCCGTTCAGTTCGACCACGACACCGAGGGCGGCCGCACACACCGCACCGATCGCACGGACGGCAGCCGCACCGAACTCCGTTCCGAGTTCTAAAAGCGTCTCCTTCATCGACGCCGCTACTCGTCGTGGCCCGAAAGCAGTTGCGTTTCGAGCGGCCGAATCGAAACCGGTTTGATCGTCACCCGCTCGAACCACGTTATGGGTCGATACGGCGATCTGAACCACGAACGACTGACGAAATACGGCTTCGCACTGGGCGTCGCGCTGTTCGTTCTCGGAGCTGCTGGCTCCGCGTTCGGCCCTGCGGTGGCCGGACCGCTTCCCGGCTGGGAGCAAACCCTGCTTTTCGATAGCGAGGTGGCCGGTATTCTCGTCGCCTTTGTCTCGGTGTTCGGCTTCGGGATCGTCCTCCCGCTGACCGAGTGAGCTGCTGGACGGACATCCGAGTGAGGGGGTCGCACTGAGTTATAGGGGCTCTCACATCACAGGGTGCCGACCTGTTGGAGTCGCCGTGTGAGAGACATGACGCGTATCTCGCAGATCAGTTCGAGATCTTCGCTGACAACTATGACCATGGATTTCAGGATGTTCTGGAAAGCGTCAAAGTTCCTGCTTCAAATCCTATTGTGACACAGAATCGAGGAACTTCATCAGCAGCTCATTGAAATACTCTGGATCGTCGTCGTTTGCGTTGTGCCCCGCGTTTGGAATCACTCCGTATCGGCAGTTTTTGGTTCTCGCTCAGCCCACGAAGGGGCATCCCGAGCTACTGTTCCCGTTCGGTCGCTGTCTCCATGCGTTAGTAGGAGTGGTTTTTCAATGACGTAGCCTGGTTCTGAATGAAGCGCATTCGCGACCGCCTTCCACACCGTTATGAACTCTTGTTTCGAAAGCTGACTTGTCGCACGATAGGCTACCGCTTCGCACGCTCGGTCTCTGTCGTACGCTCGGCGATGACTTCCTTGAGGTGGTGATACGGCCAGATTTTGAACAGATAGGGTGAGAGTCCGAGAGCGAGAGGCTCCAGCCGTGGCGGAATACTCGTGATATCCGTCGCTCCGATCATCGCTCGACGAGCCGCGGCCCTCACAGCCGCACCGGAACGCTGCGGTCGGCGAGATACTCCTTTACCTCCCGGATCGAGTATTCGTCGAAGTGGAAGATCGACGCGGCGAGCGCCGCGTCCGCGCCCGCGTCCGTGAACACCTCGTGGGCGTCCGCGGGACCGCCACAGCCCGACGAGGCGATGACCGGCGTCGAGACCGCCTCGCAGACCGCCCGCGTCAGTGGGATGTCGTAGCCGTCCTTCGTCCCGTCGGCGTCGATCGAGTTGACGAACAGCTCGCCCGCACCGCGGGATTCGGCCTCGCGCACCCACTCGACGACGTCCCGGCCCGTGCCCTCGCGCCCGCCTTTCACCGTGCATTCGAACCAGCAGGACTCGCCGTCGACAGTGAAGAAGTGCTCGCCGGCCTCGTCGTACCGCCGGCGCGCGTCGACCGAGATCACGATGCACTGGCTGCCGAAAGCTGTCGCACCCTCGGTGATGAGATCGGGATTCTGGAGCGCGGCGGTGTTGATCGAGACCTTGTCAGCCCCGGCTCGGAGCGTCTCCCGGATGTCCTCGCGGGTGCGAATCCCGCCACCGACAGTCAGGGGAATGAACACCTCGTCGGCCACGCTCGACACCACGTCGAGCATCGTCTCGCGGCCGTCGGCCGAGGCGGTGATGTCGAGGAACACGAACTCGTCCGCGCCGGCCTCGTTGTACCGCCGCGCCATTTCGACCGGATCGCCGGTGTGTTCGAGGTCCTCGAAGTTCACACCGGTGTAGACCGCCGGCTCGCCGTCCTCGTCGAGATCGACATCGATACAGGGAATGATGCGCTTTGTCAGCATCCGATACCCGCTCTCGGACGGGCCGGGTGTTGACGGTTTCGACTGACTCGCTCGGTGACTTGGCCGACGATCATCGGTGTGATTTTAATAGCGCGGCTCCGTCGAGTCGGTATGAGCGACAACGACGACGCACCCACCGAACCTCGCGAGTCCGAACTCGGCCAGGAACAGGCGACCGACACCGAAGACGAAACGATGGCCGAGAGCGAGCGCGAGGAGCGCGATTCCCATCCCGACGCGACGGGCGACGGCACCCACGGCAGCGTCGAGCCGGTTGCGACCCGTGAAACCGCCCCGATGAGTGCGTTCACCGCCCGTCAGGTCGGTATCGGGGCCGTCGTGCTCGTCGTCGGCTTGGTCGTCACGTTCGCGATCCCGCTCGCGCTGGTCTGACGTCGAAACGCTTCTTTTCCCAGGCGGTGGCTATACACTACGAAACGGTCGAGAACGGCTGTAAAACGAGTTCGGATCACCCACCGAGTGGCGTTCAGTCGTCGGTCGCGAGCATGTCCTGGGCGACGTCCGCGAGTTCGTCGATATCGGCCGCTTGGAGCCGTTCGTTGCCGAGCAGCAGGCGGAGCCGCGGTCGACCCACATCGATCGGAACCTTCGTGGTGTCGATCAGCCCTTCGTCTTCGAGCCTGGTCTTCGTCCGGGAGAAGGTAGCCTTGCTCGCGACGCCGGTGTCCTCGCCCCATCGGCTGATGTCGTAGAGCTGGAGTTCGTGTTTCGCCGCGATCAGCAGGCTGATAGTCACCTCGTCGAGCCCGTCGCCGTTGCCGCGAGCGGCGTCGAGCGAGTCGAGCACGCGCCCGAAGTCCGCATCGACCTCGTCGCTGAACGTCTCGGCGAGCGTCTCGTGAACCCGCGAGATCGGTGGTGTCCGGAGCGAGAACGGTTCGGCCTCCTCGAACGCCGCCGCGTGTTTCTCCCGCGCGCTCCCAACGAAGTCGTCTTCGACGGTTCCGAGTCCCGCGACCAGCTCGCCGGCGGCCACGAGCGTGACCACCGTCTCGTCGGTCACGATCAGCGAGTTCATCCCGGTGGATTCGGTCGTTCGCAGCGAGAGCGTCTCGTCGGCGATGAGATCCGCGGTGATGCTAGCAACGATGAAATCCTCCATGACGCTCTTGAGTGTGGCCTCGACCGCGAGCAACCGAACCGTCGGCGGATCGTCGAGTTCGTCCAGCGTGTCGACGAGTTTCTCGACAGCACCTGCCGAGGGGAAGACCACGAACACCTCACCGGACGCCTCCGAGAGGACGGTACGATAGATCTCCGCATAGTCCATCTCGACACTCTTCAGTGATTTCATTGTACGTGAACCAAGGCACTCGCAGTATTTAATTTCACTGGCTTTGGACGCCCGAAACACCAAAAATCGAACGGCTCCGGTGACTTATCGGAAAACCAACAATTTTTGGATCGGTAACGACGATCGACCGCCTCCAAAACCGATCCGTACGATACGCCGGAGTTACAGGAGCGCCCCGAGCACGGCACCGGTGAGCAAGGAGAGAGCCAACACGCCGCTGGCGGTCGCGAGCGGCACCCGGCTACTGCGGACAGCGCGAGCGCCCCGGCGGGTGTCGGTTTCTGTCGAGAGCAGGAAGACGACGCCAGCGGTGGCGAACGCCAGCCCGATGACGAGTCCCCAGAGGAAGGTGAGCGCGGAGGCGTCGGCGATGGCGATCGCGACCATCCGGCTGAGGACGAACCCGGTGCCGGCGATGATCGGTGCGCTCCCGACGACGTTGGCTCGGTCGACGTCCCCCTGTGCACTGGGGACGAGCTTGCCCAGTAGCGACTGCCACGAGGATTGTAGTCGACGGCGACGACGCGACATATCTCCCTCGTCTGGCGGCCTCCGGTATAATTCTTTGTCAGACATATTTCTATATATTTACGTTTCTGAAGCCGGCACGCCCCGGTGGTTCCCAGTCGCTATCGTCTGCTTAGTCGAGCGGATCCTCGAGATCGCCGGTGATCGCTTCGAACGCGTCGGTCGCGGTCACGAGCCCGACCACCGACTCGTCGTCGGGGTCGACCACCATCGCGACCTCCTGGTGTTCGGCCTGGAAGCGGTCGATGAGGTCGCTGACCGGGAGATCCGCGGGGACAGTCACCGACGGGGTGGCGACGGATGCGATGTCGACCTCGCCATCCCGGAGGGCGTCGACGTTCGTGAGCACCTCCGGTGTGTAGACGACGCCCACGAACTCCTCCAAGGATTCGCCGACCAGCGGGAATCGGGTGTGCTGGCGTTTGGTCATGAGCTCGAGGTTGGCCCCGATCGACTCTTCGGTCGAGAGCGCGACGATCCCCTCGCGCTCGACCATCACCTCCGCGACCGAGACGTCGCCGATTTCGAGTGCGTTGATCACCTCCTGTTCGCGCTCGTCGGAGAGCTCGCCCCGGCTCAGCAACGTCCCCATCCGGCTCCGGATCTCGCCCCGCGAGGCGGGACGCTCCGCGCCGTCTTCGCCCTCCTCCATCTCCTCTTCGGCCCACGAGCGTGAGATCTCGACGCCGAAGACACCCAGAATCGCCTTCGCCACCCAGTCGGCCAGCCGGATGATCGGGCCCAGCGCCCGCGTCCACCAGTAGAGCAGCGGCGCGCCGTATCGCGCGACGGTCTTCGTCCGCTCGATGCCGAGGTAGGTGGGGGCCTGCTCACCAACGATCACGTGGAGCAGGTTGATCACGAGCAGCGCGAGCGCGACCGAGAGGGCAGTGTGGCCGGCCTCGCCCCCGCCGCCGAGCAGGCTCCCGAGGCCGGCCGCGCGGACTGCCGGGTCGAGCACCGCCGCGAGTGCAGGTTCGGCCACGAAGCCGAGCCCTACGCTCGAGATCGTGATTCCGATCTGACACCCCGAAAGGTAGATCTCGAGCTGTTCAGTCATCTCCCACGCGCGCCGCAGACCACGGTGCTCCTGGAACTCGGCCTCGTCGAACTGCCGAACGCGGGTCATGGCGAACTCGGTAGTGACGAAAAATCCGTTCGAGAACAGCAGCGTCAGCCCCGCGAACAACTGAAGCAACGTCGTGGACTCGACCATCTGCCACGCGTTCTCCGCCACGAGTGGTAAACACGGTGGTGTCGCAGTGAACGGTCGCCGCCGACCCGACCATTTTTATCC from the Halococcus salifodinae DSM 8989 genome contains:
- a CDS encoding alpha/beta hydrolase, which translates into the protein MAELDPQVRQLLDLLDQQRAPPTYGVSVETARDQLDELFSMLDPEPVGDVQDLDIPGPAGPIPVRVYAPEDEPDDSPGVFVTFHGGGWVLGDLDTHDPFCRAVTNAADCLVISVDYRRAPEHPFPAAVKDCYAAVEWAADYAPHLGGDPERLAVGGDSAGGNLTAAITLLARDRGGPDLCHQSLIYPAVNSRVGPEFDSYEENGSGYFLERESMEWYDERYIQDDLDARNEYAAPLLARDLSGLPPATVITAGFDPLRDEGIAYADRLEDAGVAVSHEHFEGMIHGFVSMLDVVDRSHDGIETVADGLRDAFDA
- a CDS encoding METTL5 family protein produces the protein MSSVSALAQRLAVVAGFEDPQVGLEQYPTPPDLAAHLIHVADLQGDIEGRPVIDLGTGTGMLALGAALRGPESVVGIDIDPDPLRTARANERRVGTTADVSWVRADATDAPLRSRAESNVGTDDPPHESDTPTTVVMNPPFGAQNDNEHADRAFLATAARVATVSYSVHNANSSEFVEAFADDNGGEVTRAYGAELDLPRQFEFHEADSRTVDAEVFRITWE
- a CDS encoding rhomboid family intramembrane serine protease; protein product: MAPWQTLARIAVLLAAAISLGAVYRLDGRGKWGPALRARFLAGVPWGTLLTVAGLLWVYLFVQNGLANWYWPVVVPFRAWSYLYPLGMGVASFAHVGPSHLVGNLVGVCTFGVIVEYAWGHYPTERGTATFSSLRTNPYARALAIPAGAIVVGLLVSVFSIGPVIGFSGVVFAFAGVALVRYPVTTVIALSAGGVVQLVYRAMRNPVVQANAEPSFGTPWWAGIAIQAHAIGLLIGVLIGVALCRHRDVRPTASRLWLGTLLFAVGQSLWAVYWFRGNGEYVLFRAIGAVLVFGLALVVAASVAAPDRLALPRPDMPRLGIIERVGDFGGNGTIRRRAASAGVIVLALAVLAAPAVPVNLTTVDTPAEEVFASGTGAGPQPGLDADVAVRDYTVTYAENVTNRKVSVFDISAFGETTQVRASGVIVESEDRHVWTTAIQSSELAFDGWSAVKLGGLGWSETVAAKRNGWQVVGGGHAYKVFLDGPGEGRQLAYRSAPATAEPVIAGKNVSLVPQKTGFDLVVSRNNETLGSVPLPKKGTSAAVANVTFDRNGKHLYAVAGQTRVRIASHESYE
- a CDS encoding DNA-directed RNA polymerase subunit L codes for the protein MDLRVIESEDDELSIEIEGEDHTFMNVLKGALLETSGVIAATYDVNPEQSGGQTDPILTIRTETGTEPLDALETGADRVSEMTTTFRDAFQAA
- a CDS encoding DUF7860 family protein, with translation MGRYGDLNHERLTKYGFALGVALFVLGAAGSAFGPAVAGPLPGWEQTLLFDSEVAGILVAFVSVFGFGIVLPLTE
- the hisF gene encoding imidazole glycerol phosphate synthase subunit HisF; translated protein: MLTKRIIPCIDVDLDEDGEPAVYTGVNFEDLEHTGDPVEMARRYNEAGADEFVFLDITASADGRETMLDVVSSVADEVFIPLTVGGGIRTREDIRETLRAGADKVSINTAALQNPDLITEGATAFGSQCIVISVDARRRYDEAGEHFFTVDGESCWFECTVKGGREGTGRDVVEWVREAESRGAGELFVNSIDADGTKDGYDIPLTRAVCEAVSTPVIASSGCGGPADAHEVFTDAGADAALAASIFHFDEYSIREVKEYLADRSVPVRL
- a CDS encoding DUF7550 family protein; translated protein: MSDNDDAPTEPRESELGQEQATDTEDETMAESEREERDSHPDATGDGTHGSVEPVATRETAPMSAFTARQVGIGAVVLVVGLVVTFAIPLALV
- the tbsP gene encoding transcriptional regulator TbsP — translated: MKSLKSVEMDYAEIYRTVLSEASGEVFVVFPSAGAVEKLVDTLDELDDPPTVRLLAVEATLKSVMEDFIVASITADLIADETLSLRTTESTGMNSLIVTDETVVTLVAAGELVAGLGTVEDDFVGSAREKHAAAFEEAEPFSLRTPPISRVHETLAETFSDEVDADFGRVLDSLDAARGNGDGLDEVTISLLIAAKHELQLYDISRWGEDTGVASKATFSRTKTRLEDEGLIDTTKVPIDVGRPRLRLLLGNERLQAADIDELADVAQDMLATDD
- a CDS encoding CNNM domain-containing protein, producing MVESTTLLQLFAGLTLLFSNGFFVTTEFAMTRVRQFDEAEFQEHRGLRRAWEMTEQLEIYLSGCQIGITISSVGLGFVAEPALAAVLDPAVRAAGLGSLLGGGGEAGHTALSVALALLVINLLHVIVGEQAPTYLGIERTKTVARYGAPLLYWWTRALGPIIRLADWVAKAILGVFGVEISRSWAEEEMEEGEDGAERPASRGEIRSRMGTLLSRGELSDEREQEVINALEIGDVSVAEVMVEREGIVALSTEESIGANLELMTKRQHTRFPLVGESLEEFVGVVYTPEVLTNVDALRDGEVDIASVATPSVTVPADLPVSDLIDRFQAEHQEVAMVVDPDDESVVGLVTATDAFEAITGDLEDPLD